Sequence from the Hoplias malabaricus isolate fHopMal1 chromosome 10, fHopMal1.hap1, whole genome shotgun sequence genome:
cctggaatcattgggcacaaggcaggaatacaccctggagggggctgggTGTTTTTCACAGTGCTATAAATTCATGACCCATATGTTACCTGCTGTTGCAATCTACTTTTAGTAAACATTTACTGGAAAAAAAGTTTTTGCAGTTGTGATTTTAAGACTTTATATTTTTCTGAGGGTGGCATTGGAACCATTGATATgtacttttaaataaatgttgctactctgggcttagtactgcagaaactgcactgtgtaacttgtGGAGACGGGTAAAAACGCGCCTCTCCCCCTCCCAATTAATTTCTGTACAATGCAGTAATATGAACTCGGCGAAGCCCCagccataaataataataataataataataataataataataataataataaaggtgtTCATCAACAATTTGAAAAAGTGATACTTGGGTTAAAAATAGTCAGGATTATAGTATCTAAAATCTGCGTTGATTACGTGCGTGTCTGCGGGACACCACTATAATTCCGCTGTGCGTGAGAACCAGGTTCAGTTACTTTGTTTTTTATCTCGACATTGGGAGATGAACTGTAGTGAACTTTTTCCCAGCCATTCTCTGCGGTCTTTCCCTTGACGCGTTGACAGACGGGAATGACGTCCAATCGGAGCGCAGAAGTGGAACGCGTACGAGTTGAACTGTTCAATCAGATCGTGAAAAGGCGGGGATGGGCGGGGTTTGGCGATGTCAGGAACTACAATTGTAAAACTGGAGCTGGGGGAGTGGGTGAGTTGTGTGGCTGCGGGGAGTTGTGTAACTTTGAGCCTCTTTAACGTTAACTTGACTTGATTCGCGGAAAAGCTAGAATCCACAAAGAACACTAGAAACAAAGGGAAACCAATGGAAGCAAAGGGATCCGACGAGAAAACGGTGAAATATTATCGTTTGTCCGAAGTGGAGGAGCGCAACTCTTTCAAAAGTACATGGATTATCGTCAACCACAAAGTGTACGATGTCACCAAGTTTCTAGAGGAGGTTTGTGACCTTTAATTCCACTAAGAAACCTTTTCCCGCTTCTCTGTAAAGGATCATTAACCAGAACATGTGCGTTGTCACGTCCGGTAACAGTCCGTCTGTGTTTGTACGGTTTATGTGCCTGGGGATGGTGGAGTATTAATGAGGCCTAGAGCTATTGTCATATAGTCAGTCATATGCAAGGGTTTGGATACTCTTGAGGGTATTCCCTAAAGCAGTATTTCTCGGTGAGCCAGATAAATTCCAAAGTTGAGTATGGTCCAATAGGAACGTGTCTCTGCTCTTTTCTTATTGGACAGGACTGAATTTGGACGCAacttatctggctaaactgagaaatgttATGTGGATCTCACGTCTAGTCTGTATTTATTGGAATACAAAaatatcgttttttttttgcttaataAAGATGCACACAAAATTGTTCAAATGTTTCTCACATTTACGCTCCAGTATGCTGAAATCTGTGctcagaaagttttttttttatccatttttttcagaaaagaaaatttCAGCATGTTCCCTGTAGACTATTGGTCATTTAGTTCAACCTCTTATTTGAAATAAGGTGTTATTTTGCTCTGGACTGTAGCTGACCCTGTTGGAGCCAAAATTTCTGACATTGTTTCTCAGAGTACTAGGACATGTTTAGCCTCATGTCTTTTTTGTGGCAAAGTTCACTCGAGGTGAATATCCCTGTGCTTTTGCGTGCATTAAAGCACGTATCATACCCAGCTGAGCACAGTCCTCCAGTGTCTGCATTCTGTTCAAGATGCAAAAACGGCCTCAAAACTAAACCAATGTGCCTGTGCCTATTACACAGTCTCACAAAAAGATGCcacatttaattaaagaaatataagatgTGTGTTGTACAGTCCTAAGTTCCCAAGGGTGCACTAAAAATGTTTCTGCACATGCATCTGGCTTAAGATTATTATTCCTTTTAAAACAGTTCATGTGGTTTCCTTTCCACCATTATTTCTTAAGTTGGACAGAATCCAGTCTGAgtataaatttgttttaaaccCTAATATTTTGGACATGATTTCTAATGTTGAAACTGGTATATCCAGTAGTTCTTAAtccatattattatttatatttatgtttcttCCCCTTCACATTAATTTGTATAATTGAactattatttaaatgtattattatgaaTTAATCATTATAAGCCAATATTATTTTTGTAGGTGACAATATTTATTTAgaagttttgtctgtttttggcTGACTGGGTGTGTGGTGCTCTTCTAGCACCCAGGAGGAGAGGAGGTGCTGCGGGAGCAGGCAGGAGGGGATGCCACTGAGAGCTTTGAGGATGTAGGACACTCTACAGACGCTAGAGAGTTGGCCAACTCCATGCTTATAGGAGAGCTGCATCCAGTGAGTTACTTCCCTTTCTTTGCTTTACTCTAAACTTACATTTAGCATTTGGCAAACTATGGGTTACTGTTACAGCAGATCATATAAAATGATTGACATTGTCATGATGCACCATATGTTACAATATTTGGTTGTTCCAAGGCTTGCATTGGACATCATGCACAAGTACAAGTATTTTTACCAAAAATACAATTAGATGATAAAATAACGAGCATATATcccaaatctcatttttatgCTGTTTACCCTGTAATCGCATACAGGGTGGTGTTGCTGAAAATGTCTCATTAAATGGTCAAAATAGttgttcattttcttaaaatataGACGATAACATTGTACACTCAGAAAAGTAACGATAACACGTAGTACACAACCATACTGCAAACATAGTGAATCATGAAGGCATAAATGAAATTCACTCAGCCAGGGCATTTCTTCCTTCTCCTTATGTAATCTAGGAATGAGCCTCACTCTTCTCTGTGCTCGAGATAATGCTTGGTGTTGCCACTCTAGACAAACATCTGGGTGTGGAGAGAGGAATAGCTTTCTGTGGTATCCATAAGTCCATTTTTCCTTGAAATCCAATGCCTACTTTTTCCGCCTTTTATACGTCTTACACAAGCCGCACAACCACATTCAcctttcagtgttttattttcacCATTTTCAATTGAAGGCAGTTGTGGACTGCTGTAACATGCAGAATGAGGTCATTTATAGCTGAAAGTAAGAGTCCGTTTCTCCTTTGACCCAGATAACAAGACATTCTTTATGCTGATAAATAATCTGAAGGATTAACTCAATTTTAGCTCATGTTACACTTTTCCACTAGGTGTGGGGGATGTAGTTTAAAGAGCAGGTACAGCAAGTTTTAATTGTCCCACAATAGCTCGAGGAGCAGGTACTGTAAAGTTCAATCTTACTGACAACATTTTGCAAGCCTTTTTCAGCATGTGATATCAACAGGCAGTGCAGATACAACATTGGTGCTGTAGGCCTTCCTGTTTTACTATCAGCCAAAAAAAAGGgacatttctgtttgtgtgctcttGTCTTATGGGACCACGCTCACTGCAATATGGATGAGAAATTTGTCATCATTTTCACATACTGGCCAGATTTGTGTCTTTGCAACATATACAAGAGCACTCGGCttaaatatttctctctctctctctctctctctctctctaggatgACAGACACAAGATTGCCAAACCACCGGTCTGTAAATtatctttataaatatttttgtcataaCATCTTTGTCactgaataattatttatttatttacatatcaaataattatttaccAGTTGTGGCACTAGAGAACCAcgtacattatatatttatataacggTATGTACAATATACAGTTGCATTATTCATACATGCAGGTATAATCATGTCCAGCAGGGGAGTatgtcatccatccatccatccatccattatctgtaaccgcttatccaatttagggtcacggggggtccagagcctacctggaatcatcgggcgcaaggcgggaatacaccctggaggggacgccagtccttcacagggcaacacagacacactcacacattcactcacacactcacacctacggacactttcgagtcaccaatccacctgcaacgtgtgtttttggactgtgggaggaaaccggagcacccggaggaaacccacgcggacacggggagaacacaccaactcctcacagacagtcaccgggagggaGTATGTCATATAGTAGAAAAAATATCTAGATATGGTTACATTTTCAATAGTGAAAAGTTAGAGCAATTAATAATGTTTGCTCTCAGTCTGAATCGACTCCTAAGTGACAAGCCATATTGTATTGATTCTAGAACCAGGCTTGTATTCTTTAGccattaataatattttgctcatctatattttctttctgttttcctctgtttttaGGAGTCACTTGTAACAACAGTTCATGAACAAACAAGGTAGGCTAAAAGTTATGTTAGCATcagatttgaaataaaataagtcaTATTCTTCACCTCTGATTAAGAATAAATGCTGCATTTTTGAGGATTTATGATAATAGTAACCTTTACCCAAAAGTGCAGTTCATTCTGTGTATATCCTCCTTTCATGAAAGGCCAGGATTAGTCATTGCTACACTGGCAAATCTTGAGCATTTGCAATATGTGGTTTCTCTCAGTTTCACTTGAGGCTGCTAGATATGACCATAGTTACACCTCTACAACTAAAAGTTCCTTAGTTATTTCTCAGTTGGTTTGTAGAGTTCAGAAAAGCCTTCAATACAGGTCTGGATAATGTTGGTGGATTTGGATATAATGATGCCACAAATGTCAAGGACATGTGAAGGACTTCGGtggtgttcaaatgatgtagtagaCTGAAAATCAACAtgaatggagatgcatgtttatATATAGACAGTGACTATAATAATTTAAGCATTTATAGTAGTAGCTATATATAGCAGCTATCAGCATagttaaaatgaatatatatttgatatccattttctcatttaaaCAGAATTTATAATCTAAATGCTTAAATTCACATGTTTGTTATTTGTGCCTTATGCATTTCAGTGGCACACAGTATAACACAAAAGGTGATCCACTGTAGACAGGCAGAATATCAGTGTTTACATTAAAGCTTAAAGTTATCTTGCATGTTACAGGTTATCAGAAATATTCAACCAAAAGTCAGATTTGGCAGTGGTTTTTCAGGCAATATTAGAGGCATTTGCATATTAACATCACACCTCAAATCCTAGTTTGGGTTCCAGGGGTTGATTTCAGACTGGAGACTGATGCCTTGATAACTGAAATAACTTAAGAACTTAAGAAAATCACAAGTTAAGTTGCTATTGTTTAATCACATTAAAAAGATTAATTACAACCTTGTAAAATTATTATAGCAAAACCAAGAAGTAAAATGTCTGAAAGAAAATTTTCATATAAAGGAACACTTGTTTGTAAGAGTGTATCAAGTAACAACTTTATTTAAACTGAAGCCACTTCACTGAATCAAAAGGAACAATGTCTGCTATAATATAGTGTAC
This genomic interval carries:
- the cyb5a gene encoding cytochrome b5; the protein is MEAKGSDEKTVKYYRLSEVEERNSFKSTWIIVNHKVYDVTKFLEEHPGGEEVLREQAGGDATESFEDVGHSTDARELANSMLIGELHPDDRHKIAKPPESLVTTVHEQTSWWSNWLIPALAAAIVTLMYRIYTAEEA